A region of Procambarus clarkii isolate CNS0578487 chromosome 48, FALCON_Pclarkii_2.0, whole genome shotgun sequence DNA encodes the following proteins:
- the LOC138351216 gene encoding uncharacterized protein — translation MATRVAMVHVPTWRMATRVAMVHVPTWRMATRVAMVHVPTWRMATRVAMVHVPTWRMATRVAMVHVPTWRMATRVAMVHVPTWRMATRVAMVHVPTWRMATRVAMVHVPTWRMATRVAMAHVPTWRMAMTHVPTWRMAMATRVAIVHIPVPFQSQI, via the coding sequence ATGGCTACCCGCGTGGCTATGGTGCATGTTCCCACGTGGCGTATGGCTACTCGCGTGGCTATGGTGCATGTTCCCACGTGGCGCATGGCTACCCGCGTGGCTATGGTGCATGTTCCCACGTGGCGTATGGCTACCCGCGTGGCTATGGTGCATGTTCCCACGTGGCGTATGGCTACCCGCGTGGCTATGGTGCATGTTCCCACGTGGCGCATGGCTACCCGCGTGGCTATGGTGCATGTTCCCACGTGGCGTATGGCTACCCGCGTGGCTATGGTGCATGTTCCCACGTGGCGTATGGCTACCCGCGTGGCTATGGTGCATGTTCCCACGTGGCGCATGGCTACCCGCGTGGCTATGGCGCATGTTCCCACGTGGCGCATGGCTATGACGCATGTTCCCACGTGGCGCATGGCTATGGCTACCCGCGTGGCTATAGTACATATTCCTGTTCCCTTCCAATCGCAGATATGA